One genomic region from Melioribacteraceae bacterium encodes:
- a CDS encoding SDR family oxidoreductase — protein sequence MKNVLIVGGAGYVGGAITDLILQSNYNVRVYDALLYEDSFRKPVHFVYGDVRDHEKLLPQLKWADAVVWLAAIVGDGACQLNPELTRTINQDSVAWLADNYDGRIIFMSTCSVYGAQDKELNETSSTNPLSVYAETKLNAEKFLKHKNAIIFRLGTLFGVGDLYSRIRLDLVVNILTVRAYLEGQISVFGGDQFRPLLHVKDVARAVVMNLESEYKGIFNLARQNVRISDLAYQVRMHFPDLMIETTDMPFQDTRNYRVSAKKAEDTFGFKSVHSVDEGIEELKYLVETKRIKDLKSPRYSNQAYLKEHYEELMLKVFEEVEAA from the coding sequence ATGAAAAATGTATTGATAGTTGGCGGTGCCGGCTACGTCGGCGGTGCAATTACAGATTTGATTCTGCAATCTAATTATAACGTTCGTGTTTACGATGCTCTGTTGTACGAAGATTCATTCAGAAAACCTGTCCATTTTGTTTACGGTGACGTGAGAGATCATGAAAAATTGCTGCCGCAGCTTAAATGGGCAGATGCGGTTGTATGGCTAGCTGCAATAGTGGGCGACGGTGCCTGCCAGCTTAATCCTGAATTAACAAGAACAATTAATCAGGACTCTGTAGCATGGCTGGCCGATAATTATGACGGCAGAATTATATTTATGTCAACCTGTTCTGTTTACGGTGCCCAGGATAAAGAATTGAATGAAACTTCATCTACAAATCCTCTATCAGTTTATGCCGAGACAAAACTAAACGCAGAAAAATTTCTTAAACATAAAAATGCAATAATCTTTAGACTCGGAACATTATTCGGTGTAGGCGATCTCTATTCAAGAATCCGTCTCGATCTTGTGGTGAATATTCTTACGGTTCGTGCATATCTCGAAGGTCAGATCAGCGTATTCGGCGGAGATCAGTTCCGGCCTCTCCTTCATGTAAAGGATGTGGCCAGAGCCGTTGTTATGAATCTTGAAAGCGAATATAAAGGTATCTTCAATCTTGCACGGCAGAATGTCCGAATAAGTGATCTGGCTTATCAGGTTAGGATGCACTTCCCGGATCTGATGATTGAAACAACGGATATGCCGTTTCAGGATACCAGGAATTACAGGGTCTCCGCCAAGAAAGCCGAAGATACATTCGGATTCAAATCGGTTCATTCGGTTGATGAAGGTATTGAGGAACTGAAGTACCTGGTGGAAACAAAAAGAATTAAAGACCTTAAGAGTCCACGCTATTCAAATCAGGCATACCTGAAAGAACATTATGAGGAATTAATGCTGAAAGTATTCGAAGAGGTAGAGGCTGCCTGA
- the wecB gene encoding UDP-N-acetylglucosamine 2-epimerase (non-hydrolyzing), which translates to MRIVTITGIRPDFIRMSKVFEKLDRNFDHIMIHTGQHYDDELSRIFFNELKIRKPDFTLAAGLNSSNHYEQLSYLSKEVIYLLKKKKVNPDIILFLGDSNSALVSAPLFKEGYKIGHIEGGMRSYDRRMPEEVNRVICDYVSDLVFVYTPLYKERLINENKSPDQIFVVGNTIVEIVEQYMPSGLRSRDFILADIHRSENLKSAGQLNHILKYLNRLGKKTGLEVRLVKFNRAVRLIQENGLLDDKKNIKLIGPYGFLDYLNLQYNAYGIVSDSGTSQEECPLLGVPVAVPRLKTERPESVENGNSILIGETEPVTKMVDRTISFFENYSISRKQTRWLGDGKTSEKIINILKRKL; encoded by the coding sequence ATGAGAATAGTTACGATTACGGGAATTCGCCCCGATTTTATACGGATGAGCAAAGTCTTTGAAAAGCTCGACCGGAATTTTGACCATATAATGATTCACACCGGTCAGCATTACGATGACGAACTGAGCCGCATCTTTTTTAACGAGCTTAAAATCCGTAAGCCCGATTTTACACTTGCTGCCGGATTGAACAGTTCGAATCACTACGAGCAGCTTTCCTATTTATCTAAAGAAGTGATCTATCTGCTCAAAAAGAAAAAAGTCAATCCGGACATCATTCTTTTCCTCGGCGATTCAAACTCTGCTCTTGTAAGCGCCCCTCTCTTTAAAGAAGGTTATAAGATCGGTCACATCGAAGGCGGAATGCGTTCGTATGACAGGAGAATGCCGGAAGAAGTTAACAGGGTTATTTGCGATTATGTCTCCGACCTTGTCTTTGTCTATACCCCTCTTTATAAAGAACGTTTAATTAATGAAAACAAAAGTCCCGATCAGATTTTTGTAGTCGGTAATACAATCGTAGAAATAGTTGAGCAGTATATGCCTTCAGGTTTGCGCAGCAGGGATTTTATTCTTGCCGATATTCACCGCAGCGAAAATCTTAAGAGTGCCGGCCAACTGAATCATATTCTGAAATACCTTAACCGGCTTGGTAAAAAGACAGGTCTGGAAGTGCGGCTCGTTAAATTTAACCGTGCGGTCAGGTTGATTCAAGAAAACGGTCTGCTTGATGATAAAAAGAATATAAAACTTATAGGGCCTTACGGATTCCTTGATTACCTGAACCTCCAGTACAATGCTTACGGAATTGTCTCCGATTCAGGTACGAGCCAGGAGGAATGCCCTCTGCTTGGTGTTCCAGTTGCGGTTCCAAGACTGAAAACAGAGAGACCGGAATCGGTCGAGAACGGTAACAGCATACTTATCGGCGAAACAGAGCCAGTTACGAAAATGGTTGACCGAACAATTTCTTTTTTCGAAAACTATTCTATTTCGCGAAAACAGACCAGATGGCTGGGAGACGGAAAAACGTCCGAAAAAATTATTAACATTCTAAAGAGGAAATTATAA
- a CDS encoding glycosyltransferase family 2 protein: MNKLTLSMIVKNEEKYLEGCLQSVTGIVDEIVIVDTGSADRTIEVAKKFGASVFHFKWVNDFSAARNFALSKSNGDWILYLDADERLMPESRNELLDIIKSSGRSGYNCIVKSLDSENGRDNQMTYVRLFKNSGEIRFKGSVHEQILPSLLDCDYRILDSSILIEHIGYNICLEGKRDKALRNLELLLKEYESVQTPYTAFQLALTFEILDNYSEAKKYFEIAAGSTSFSAIYRAHAYTSLALFSHKEHNSAAAENFLKLSFELRPEDPFSNLLGSKISIRKNDWKKALDYCRNAERFNQLLLKGSGNKEYSVYLNPEEIVLCGLVIARSTNSTELLKQYYRKLIEFVNSQSPNKPNPVSTVLNKIFNDSELNSFESQILVDYASQRNLFLILQLLRFYNSSGSKGKILEKLNDIFPSNVEIMKVLAEFYQSVNLIAKASCIYIELSAQQVDDPSIYFYLLSYHISEGNYDDFLNIMELIERKYGNIPEVADRINQIRSRLVNIPD, encoded by the coding sequence ATGAATAAGCTAACTCTCTCCATGATTGTTAAGAATGAAGAGAAGTATCTGGAAGGGTGTCTTCAGTCAGTTACGGGTATTGTGGATGAAATTGTGATTGTTGATACCGGTTCTGCGGACAGAACAATTGAGGTCGCAAAAAAATTCGGCGCGTCAGTATTTCATTTCAAATGGGTAAATGATTTTTCGGCTGCAAGAAATTTTGCCTTGAGTAAATCGAACGGCGACTGGATCCTTTACCTTGATGCTGACGAGAGACTAATGCCGGAATCGAGGAATGAACTGCTCGATATTATTAAATCGTCCGGAAGATCGGGATACAATTGCATTGTAAAGAGTCTCGATTCCGAAAACGGGCGGGACAATCAGATGACCTATGTACGGCTCTTTAAAAATTCCGGTGAGATCCGGTTCAAAGGATCCGTACATGAACAAATCCTTCCGTCACTCCTGGATTGTGATTATCGGATTCTTGATTCATCAATATTAATCGAACATATCGGTTATAACATTTGCCTGGAAGGTAAAAGGGATAAGGCGCTAAGAAATCTCGAGCTTCTCTTAAAAGAATATGAAAGTGTCCAGACGCCTTATACCGCATTTCAGCTCGCTCTTACTTTTGAGATTCTGGATAATTACAGCGAAGCCAAAAAATATTTTGAGATTGCGGCGGGATCAACTTCTTTTAGCGCAATTTACAGAGCGCATGCTTATACTTCGCTCGCACTTTTTTCTCACAAAGAGCATAATTCCGCTGCTGCCGAAAATTTTCTAAAACTTTCATTTGAGCTTAGACCGGAAGATCCGTTCTCAAATCTGCTGGGCTCTAAAATATCGATAAGAAAAAACGATTGGAAAAAAGCTCTTGATTACTGCAGGAATGCTGAACGCTTCAATCAGCTTTTATTAAAGGGAAGCGGTAATAAGGAATATTCAGTCTATTTGAACCCTGAAGAAATTGTTTTATGCGGACTGGTAATTGCCAGAAGTACAAATTCTACAGAGCTTCTAAAACAATATTATCGAAAGCTCATTGAATTTGTTAATAGTCAATCTCCCAATAAACCGAACCCGGTCTCAACTGTTCTTAATAAAATATTTAATGACTCAGAACTGAATTCATTCGAATCACAAATTCTGGTTGATTATGCATCGCAGAGAAATCTTTTTTTAATTCTTCAACTATTGCGATTTTATAATTCATCAGGATCTAAGGGAAAAATTCTTGAAAAACTGAACGACATTTTCCCTTCAAATGTTGAAATAATGAAAGTTCTGGCAGAGTTTTATCAATCTGTGAATCTAATCGCAAAAGCTTCTTGTATCTATATAGAATTATCCGCTCAGCAGGTTGACGACCCGTCAATCTACTTTTATCTTCTTTCCTACCATATATCCGAAGGGAACTATGATGATTTTCTGAATATCATGGAATTAATTGAGCGGAAATATGGGAATATACCCGAAGTAGCCGACCGTATAAATCAGATCAGAAGCAGACTTGTAAACATTCCTGATTAG
- a CDS encoding dTDP-4-dehydrorhamnose 3,5-epimerase family protein, whose protein sequence is MTEPTLIKGGLAVDDRGTVGFVNDFNFDGVKRFYTVENHRQGFVRAWHAHKKEGKYVMVIKGSAIIGAVKIDNWENPSKDLKVNRFVLSEKNPSVLFIPAGYANGFMSLSEDTKIIFFSTSELKDSLNDDIRYDAHYWEAWKVEER, encoded by the coding sequence ATGACTGAACCTACTTTAATTAAAGGCGGATTGGCAGTTGATGACCGTGGTACGGTCGGATTCGTTAACGACTTCAATTTCGACGGCGTAAAAAGATTCTATACTGTTGAGAATCACAGACAGGGATTTGTCCGTGCATGGCATGCACATAAGAAAGAAGGCAAGTATGTAATGGTTATTAAGGGCTCGGCAATAATAGGTGCTGTTAAAATCGATAATTGGGAAAATCCTTCAAAGGATTTAAAAGTAAATCGCTTTGTGTTAAGTGAAAAAAATCCTTCCGTTTTATTTATTCCTGCGGGTTATGCAAACGGATTTATGTCGCTTTCTGAAGACACAAAAATAATTTTCTTTTCAACATCGGAGTTAAAAGATTCCCTTAATGACGATATCCGTTATGATGCTCATTACTGGGAAGCATGGAAAGTAGAGGAGAGATAG
- a CDS encoding glycosyltransferase, protein MTSHKVKREELFEIVKEKILPAKIVGDIGCGIRPQDFIEPLYHLCIDPHYQYLEHVRDKLKSGVNYSFVNVDWARAIQIFPKDSIETIFLLDVIEHLEKDPALALIKQTEQIVTKQIVVFTPLGFIEQNHETEKDAWGLDGGKWQEHKSGWLPEDFGEGWEFYICEDFHTHDNEGVQYEIPKGAFFAIYNSPKTSVEIKPVFTVVVPTYNQAQYLGHALDSLINQSFPLWEAVVVNDGSTDSTPEVMEEYFRKDKRIRCFHKENGGVATALNVGIKNSMGNWICWLSSDDLFEPDKLETHFKAINDYPEIKFFHSHWYLLLEETKQKIAPPLWLQIPPTEFQVTRFFWANYIHGNAIAVHRTVFDQVGLFNESLRQGQDFDMWLRISARFVSFYIDKRTCVTRIHKGQTTNSFVEGGVLDSTRSLVQFLNQNPLEVLFPFTDFNNPANAVKVINEVIYISTKQDAFLYRCGYTTALAERTMEWFSRKYPVEIREKIFPFIKKMVSDYLDQPFPEEIKKILKLFLSKKNILYVNHDFIALTKNYVLQLITAGDQKKARAIETYLVKITGGNQSGADGGTYIPLLPQNSKNGSLEMLAPESIQHWLVEPGGMLDNSIKHTMSVKCKKCDIPFNIFFEYEMGINSNVQSFVCPTCRQDYSYSDTNFDNDFVTFNHNKTKNEVPINRSKIKIAYFIRDASVLGGGTKILFKHIEWLTRLGAGVIIYSFASKPDWVDSNLKYFRINSEKEIKTGLDLYIVFSIYDVPFILNRIPISKVVHICQGYEGYHYGRNYDELRADKHILTKLHAIPVRNISVSNHLVDLFYSKFGRRSEYIPNGIDHRIFSFKEFDNKREQSILFVGNPFHPLKGFDFLGSAIRMVQNSPFKVDNLKLYIVMGYEPDHLEKISSHISDQIGCPVEIKFKLKSEEIAELTGRVSIVVCSSWYEGFSMPLLEAMACGTPVITTKNLGAQSFCKNGFNSLEVNYGDANSLAQHIIDICYRTIDIKSRLMNAFNTSLDYTEHNTVERLVKSFENLLNMKFDSSKVDSLLEQYKIELGKFACEDLPAAATEPPEVSIVIPVFNQLEYTKMCINSILETINNRIELIIVNNASSDSTAEYLSGLRHEKFELAIVNNEENIGFPGAVNQGIEISNGKYVVIANNDIIFNQGWLDRMIEIADSDSRIGLVGPVSNEVSGLQKDESADYNTIEAMRNYAENLREKNRQQTLNFPRLAFLCTLVKRDLINSIGGLDERFSPGNYEDDDYCLRAQLAGYKAVIAKDVFIHHFGSKSFKADGNNAYAERLNKNRAVFVNKWGATPEEIWLENRSVSPRQCFYPVNKDQFLKYFERTKIHLADNEFELAEDSIYYAVRHFAPDNPFIAYEDLLNLGGNISLAINNLERAAEYFEKELTENSNSSQACVGLGQVLFQGEKFEQAKLMFEWALKYDESNEHALKFLNEVNEKLGLQINHITLVETNE, encoded by the coding sequence ATGACATCACACAAAGTAAAAAGAGAAGAACTCTTTGAGATCGTAAAGGAAAAAATCCTGCCCGCAAAAATTGTAGGTGATATTGGCTGCGGCATTCGACCTCAGGACTTTATTGAACCACTATATCATTTATGCATCGATCCTCATTATCAATATCTTGAACACGTAAGAGACAAATTAAAATCCGGTGTTAATTACTCGTTTGTTAATGTCGATTGGGCTCGGGCAATTCAGATATTCCCGAAAGATTCAATAGAAACGATTTTCCTGCTGGACGTGATTGAACATCTGGAAAAAGATCCGGCACTTGCATTAATAAAACAGACTGAGCAAATAGTTACAAAGCAGATAGTTGTTTTTACCCCGTTGGGTTTTATTGAACAAAATCACGAAACAGAGAAAGATGCGTGGGGACTTGATGGAGGGAAATGGCAGGAGCATAAATCCGGCTGGCTCCCTGAAGATTTTGGTGAAGGATGGGAGTTTTATATTTGTGAAGATTTTCATACACACGATAATGAGGGTGTTCAATATGAAATACCGAAAGGAGCTTTTTTTGCAATTTACAACTCGCCAAAGACTTCTGTTGAAATCAAACCGGTATTTACTGTCGTGGTTCCAACATATAATCAGGCTCAGTATTTAGGCCATGCGCTGGATAGTCTTATTAATCAATCATTTCCCCTCTGGGAAGCCGTCGTGGTTAACGATGGAAGCACTGATTCCACGCCTGAGGTAATGGAAGAATATTTCCGAAAGGATAAAAGGATAAGATGTTTTCACAAAGAGAATGGCGGTGTTGCGACGGCTCTTAATGTTGGAATTAAAAACTCAATGGGGAACTGGATCTGCTGGCTTTCATCAGACGATCTTTTCGAACCGGATAAACTCGAAACTCATTTTAAAGCAATTAACGATTATCCAGAAATAAAATTCTTTCACAGTCACTGGTATCTTCTACTTGAAGAAACAAAACAGAAAATCGCACCGCCGCTATGGCTTCAGATACCGCCAACGGAATTTCAGGTCACACGATTCTTCTGGGCTAATTATATCCACGGTAATGCTATTGCTGTTCATCGAACTGTCTTCGATCAGGTAGGATTGTTTAACGAATCGCTCAGGCAGGGACAGGATTTTGATATGTGGCTCAGGATTTCAGCGCGGTTCGTTTCTTTTTACATCGACAAACGAACCTGTGTAACCAGAATCCATAAGGGGCAGACAACAAACTCATTCGTTGAAGGCGGAGTGCTCGATTCCACCCGCTCGCTTGTTCAGTTTTTAAATCAGAATCCGTTGGAAGTACTTTTTCCGTTTACAGATTTCAATAATCCTGCGAATGCAGTTAAGGTTATCAATGAAGTAATCTATATATCAACTAAACAGGATGCTTTTCTATACCGCTGCGGTTATACGACAGCACTTGCCGAAAGAACTATGGAATGGTTCTCGCGGAAGTACCCGGTTGAAATCCGTGAAAAAATATTCCCCTTTATTAAGAAAATGGTGAGTGATTACCTGGATCAGCCATTTCCCGAAGAGATAAAAAAAATTCTGAAATTATTTTTAAGCAAAAAAAATATTTTATATGTAAATCATGATTTTATAGCTCTTACTAAAAATTACGTTTTGCAACTGATAACTGCCGGTGATCAAAAAAAAGCCAGGGCTATAGAAACGTATTTGGTTAAGATAACCGGCGGCAATCAATCTGGTGCCGATGGCGGAACTTACATTCCGCTGCTTCCGCAAAATTCAAAAAACGGCTCATTGGAAATGCTTGCGCCCGAAAGTATTCAACACTGGCTTGTTGAGCCGGGTGGTATGCTTGATAATTCAATTAAACATACTATGTCTGTTAAGTGCAAAAAGTGTGATATCCCTTTCAATATCTTTTTTGAATATGAAATGGGGATAAATTCAAATGTTCAGAGCTTTGTCTGTCCGACTTGCCGGCAGGACTACTCATACAGTGATACAAATTTCGATAATGATTTTGTAACATTTAATCATAACAAGACTAAGAATGAAGTTCCGATTAACAGAAGCAAAATAAAGATTGCATATTTTATTCGTGATGCTTCTGTTCTAGGAGGCGGAACAAAAATATTATTTAAGCATATCGAATGGCTTACCAGACTGGGAGCCGGGGTAATCATTTATTCATTTGCCTCTAAACCGGATTGGGTCGATTCAAATCTTAAATATTTCAGAATTAATAGTGAAAAGGAAATTAAAACCGGCTTAGATCTTTATATTGTATTTAGCATTTATGATGTGCCGTTTATTCTAAACCGGATTCCGATTTCAAAAGTTGTTCATATCTGTCAGGGGTATGAAGGTTATCATTACGGCCGGAATTACGATGAACTTCGCGCTGATAAACATATTCTTACAAAACTTCATGCAATACCGGTAAGAAATATTTCGGTCTCCAACCATCTTGTGGATCTCTTCTATTCTAAATTCGGAAGAAGGTCGGAGTATATTCCCAACGGAATCGATCACAGAATATTTTCTTTTAAAGAGTTTGATAATAAAAGGGAACAGTCAATTCTCTTTGTCGGCAATCCTTTTCATCCCCTCAAAGGATTCGATTTTCTGGGATCGGCTATCCGTATGGTTCAGAATTCTCCATTTAAAGTCGACAATCTGAAGCTCTATATTGTGATGGGGTATGAACCGGATCATTTGGAAAAAATTTCTTCTCATATCTCGGACCAGATCGGATGCCCTGTTGAAATTAAGTTCAAATTGAAAAGCGAAGAGATAGCAGAACTGACCGGACGTGTAAGTATTGTAGTCTGTTCTTCATGGTACGAAGGATTCTCTATGCCTCTTCTGGAAGCAATGGCCTGCGGTACTCCTGTGATTACGACTAAGAATCTCGGGGCGCAAAGCTTCTGCAAAAACGGATTCAATTCATTAGAAGTAAATTACGGCGATGCAAATTCTCTTGCTCAGCATATTATTGATATCTGCTATAGAACAATTGATATTAAATCAAGATTGATGAACGCTTTCAATACATCACTCGATTACACAGAACATAATACGGTTGAGAGACTTGTTAAATCCTTTGAAAATCTTCTGAACATGAAATTCGATAGTTCGAAAGTTGATTCACTACTTGAACAATACAAAATAGAATTAGGAAAATTTGCATGCGAAGATTTGCCTGCCGCCGCTACTGAACCTCCTGAAGTAAGTATTGTGATCCCGGTTTTCAATCAGCTTGAGTACACGAAAATGTGCATCAACAGCATCCTGGAGACGATTAACAATAGAATTGAACTGATTATTGTAAATAATGCAAGTTCAGACAGTACTGCTGAATATCTTTCCGGACTTCGGCATGAGAAATTTGAACTTGCTATAGTTAATAATGAAGAGAATATCGGTTTCCCCGGAGCAGTTAACCAGGGAATTGAAATATCGAATGGGAAATATGTTGTTATAGCAAATAACGACATAATTTTTAACCAGGGCTGGCTCGATAGAATGATTGAGATCGCGGATAGCGATTCCAGGATTGGACTTGTAGGCCCGGTGAGCAACGAAGTAAGCGGTCTACAGAAGGATGAATCTGCGGATTATAACACGATTGAAGCAATGAGAAACTATGCGGAGAATCTACGCGAAAAAAATAGGCAGCAGACCCTTAACTTTCCAAGGCTCGCCTTTCTTTGTACACTTGTTAAACGTGATCTTATTAATTCAATCGGCGGGCTCGACGAAAGATTTTCTCCCGGTAATTACGAAGATGATGATTACTGTCTCAGAGCTCAACTGGCCGGTTACAAAGCAGTAATTGCAAAAGATGTTTTTATACATCACTTCGGATCGAAGAGTTTTAAAGCGGACGGAAATAACGCTTATGCCGAAAGACTCAATAAAAACCGGGCTGTTTTTGTAAATAAGTGGGGCGCAACACCGGAAGAGATATGGCTCGAAAACAGATCCGTATCGCCACGTCAGTGTTTTTATCCGGTTAATAAAGATCAGTTTTTAAAATATTTTGAGCGGACAAAAATACATCTTGCTGATAACGAATTTGAACTCGCCGAAGACTCAATTTATTATGCCGTAAGACACTTCGCTCCTGATAATCCATTCATCGCTTATGAAGACTTACTCAACCTCGGTGGTAACATATCGCTGGCAATTAATAATCTTGAGAGAGCTGCGGAATATTTCGAAAAAGAACTGACGGAAAATTCGAATTCTTCCCAGGCTTGTGTAGGATTAGGTCAGGTGCTATTTCAGGGTGAAAAGTTTGAACAGGCTAAATTGATGTTCGAGTGGGCGCTGAAGTATGATGAGTCGAATGAACACGCGCTGAAATTTCTTAATGAAGTAAATGAAAAACTCGGTCTGCAAATCAATCATATAACTCTGGTCGAAACAAATGAATAA
- a CDS encoding SDR family oxidoreductase, whose amino-acid sequence MEKIMVIGSTGMLGYAVSSYFKTNDYDIVEISRDQFDIANDPIDKLKSFMIGVGVVINCAGVIKPTIAKNSIENVLKINSLFPRNLAKLSDQLGIKCFHITTDCVYTGRKGNYSEEDFFDAEDLYGLSKNAGENKDCMTLRTSIIGEENNQSRSLLEWAKSQAGKEVNGFTNHLWNGVTTLYLAEIIETILTQGLFEKGLFHIHSPNTVDKYQLLQIFNRAYKLELKINPAEAKEPVDRSLSSIYDLSKNAAVKTIEQQVTEMQEFFYFFNNAAAVDEQLVVGF is encoded by the coding sequence ATGGAAAAAATAATGGTAATCGGTTCAACCGGAATGCTCGGCTATGCTGTCAGTTCCTATTTCAAAACAAACGACTATGATATCGTAGAGATTTCTCGCGATCAGTTCGATATAGCCAATGACCCTATCGATAAATTAAAATCGTTTATGATCGGAGTTGGTGTGGTTATTAATTGTGCGGGAGTAATTAAACCGACAATAGCTAAAAATTCAATCGAAAATGTTTTGAAAATAAATTCATTGTTCCCCAGGAACCTTGCTAAATTATCCGACCAGCTCGGAATTAAGTGCTTTCATATTACTACTGATTGTGTTTATACCGGAAGGAAAGGGAATTATTCAGAAGAGGATTTCTTCGATGCTGAAGATCTTTACGGATTGAGTAAGAATGCCGGCGAGAATAAAGACTGCATGACTCTCAGAACCTCTATCATCGGGGAGGAGAATAATCAGAGCCGCTCCCTGCTCGAATGGGCAAAGAGCCAGGCCGGTAAAGAAGTAAACGGATTTACTAATCATCTCTGGAACGGTGTTACAACACTTTATCTTGCAGAAATTATTGAGACTATTTTAACTCAGGGACTTTTCGAGAAAGGATTATTTCATATCCATTCGCCAAATACTGTCGATAAATATCAGTTGTTGCAGATCTTCAATCGTGCTTACAAACTGGAACTTAAAATTAATCCGGCTGAGGCAAAAGAACCGGTCGATAGAAGTCTTTCAAGCATATACGACCTTTCCAAAAATGCAGCAGTTAAAACAATTGAGCAGCAGGTAACCGAAATGCAGGAGTTTTTTTATTTTTTCAACAACGCAGCTGCAGTCGATGAACAATTAGTTGTCGGATTCTGA